In Planctomycetaceae bacterium, the genomic window GGCATCGAAGTATTTGAGCGTATGCGAGACGCTTTTTGACTGAGTCGCGATGAGCATATTGAACCGTACGAATGACCCTGCAAAGGATCAAATCGCAGGTCACAGAATTGATAGGCTTGTCTCCTATGCACTGCATAGGCTGTCTCAACCCTGCCACGAAGGAACCGAATCCGCAACCTGTCAGCGAAGTTCATCCACAGGACGTCGGATCGAACCCTGCCTGGACCGGACGTGACTGAGTGCGACCAGCGGTCGCTTGCGGGAATCAATCGAAATGCTCTGAACAGCCGCGGGACTCATTGCCCACAGGGGCGCCCGGGACTGCGGCGATGGAGCACAATTGCAGTTGCCGACCCTTTCGGCGCCGGGAGACGACCGCGGGCGATTGTCGGCAGGTGACTGGCGGGATTTGGCATAGGGGTACTACCGATGCCGACGATCACTGCCCGGCGAATATCTACGACGATCTCGGCCGCAATTTGGCGTAAATCAACCCGTTCGACTATCGCACGACCACGTCTAGCAACGCCGGGGGGACGCGCGTGGCGCTGAGAGATGCCCAAGGTGCGCGGGTCGACCTTGTGTTTGGTTCAAAGTCACAACTGTGTGGCACCGCGGAAGTCTACGCATCCTAGGTTGTCCCTGGGCGCTCAACAGAGATTTCGTCGCGGTGAAAAGATCAGGTGATGAATCTCGATCAGTTTTCTCCTGCGATGTGAACAACGTTTGTACCACTGTCACGCGAAGCACCGGTTACGAACCAGCAGCTTTGGCTGTTTGACGCACCGGAGAAGTCTCCAGCGGGTCTTTTGGCTACCGCCACCGGTACTGTCGCGAGCCCTTGGCCATGTTGGAGCGTCACGCGGCCCGCATGGCCCAGAAAGTTCCCGGCGGGACTTAAATGACGCCACGTATCTCTGTCGCCGCTCCGCCGTAAACAGACGCCGGAACCGTAGGGAAACGACATCGCGGCACCGGATTGGCTCGCGATTTGCGATGCAGCGGTCAAACGTCGTTTACCTTGTGGGATCGACGGTTCAATTTCCGGGTGCGATTACCCGTCGGATCAGTCAGTACTTGTGACCGCCATGCAGAATGCACTCGAAAGTACCCACGCAGAGGATGGCAGATGTCTGCAACTACTTGCACACGCAGAATTCTCCAGAGCGAGATGTGTCGCAGGGTACTGGAAATCAAAGCGTCGCACCGGATATCGCGATGCCGGAAAAACACACGACCCGTCGTCGTGGTGACGGTGCACTGTTGAACACACCAGCTCGGGAGAACACCTGCGATGACGCCAGTGAGAATTGTCACAAACCACCAACTCTACTTCCTGCTGTCCCCTCTTGTGATCGGAGTCTGCATGCTCGCAGGTTGCGGGGCTCCGGAAGCGACTGTCGCGGAATCGCCGCATGAAGAGCACCACAAGATTCTCGTGACAAGTCCTGCTGCAAAAAACGTCACAGTCACGCAGAAGTACGTTTGTCAGATTCATTCACATCGACACATCGACGTGTGTGCTCTGGAGAGCGGATATCTTGAAGAGATTCCCGTCAAGGAAGGCCAGGAAGTCACGCAGGACGATCCGCTGTTCGTGATTCTGCCCACGCTTTACAGGGCAAGACTCGAAGCCGAAAAGGCTGAAGTAGATCTTGCGAAGATCGAATACAACAACACGGAAAAGCTATTCCAGCAAAAGGTAGTTGCACAGCCGGAGGTGGCGCTGGCCAAAGCCAAACTTGCCAAAGCCGAAGCAAAGATGCGGCTGACGCAGGCAGAACTGGATTTCACGACGATCAAAGCGCCCTTTAGCGGCATTATCGACCATCAGTATATGCAACAGGGCAGCCTGATTGCAGAAGGAGACATTCTTACGACTCTATCCGACAACCAAGTGATGTGGGTCTACTTCAACGTCCCGGAAAGAGATTATCTCGAATACGTTGCCGATCCACACAAGGATGATCTGATCGTCGAGCTTCAGCTTGCGAACGGGGAGAAGTTCTCCTATCCCGGACAAATCGGTGCAATCGAGGCTGACTTCAACAACGAGACCGGAAATATCGCCTTTCGCGCAGATTTCCCGAATCCGGATGGCCTGCTGCGCCACGGTCAGACCGGAACGGTATTGCTGGGCCGCGTTGTCCGGGCCGTCGTGGTGCCACAGCGCGCGACATTCGAAATTCTGGCCAAGAAATACGCTTTTGTCGTCACTGACGATGACGCCGACAGCGCGAGCGCGGGGGGTGATCACGAACAGCCAGTGACGGCCAATCATGATCATCCAGCATCACACGGTGTTGTACATCAGCGGGAGATCACCATTCAGGATGAACAGGACGATATCTTTCTGATCGGGAATGGTCTGACAGTTCACGACAAAATCATTCTTGAGGGAATTCGACAGGTGCGTGACGGGGAGCAAATTACCTACGAATTCAAGGCGCCAGAATCCGTTCTGGTCAACATGAAATACCACGCAGAATAGATCTCTGGCGCCGAGCATCGCGCAACAGGTCGACCAAAACGGATTCCGGCGCATATTGCGCATGCTCGCCCGCGCACGAACCGCTTTTTGTC contains:
- a CDS encoding efflux RND transporter periplasmic adaptor subunit, whose amino-acid sequence is MIGVCMLAGCGAPEATVAESPHEEHHKILVTSPAAKNVTVTQKYVCQIHSHRHIDVCALESGYLEEIPVKEGQEVTQDDPLFVILPTLYRARLEAEKAEVDLAKIEYNNTEKLFQQKVVAQPEVALAKAKLAKAEAKMRLTQAELDFTTIKAPFSGIIDHQYMQQGSLIAEGDILTTLSDNQVMWVYFNVPERDYLEYVADPHKDDLIVELQLANGEKFSYPGQIGAIEADFNNETGNIAFRADFPNPDGLLRHGQTGTVLLGRVVRAVVVPQRATFEILAKKYAFVVTDDDADSASAGGDHEQPVTANHDHPASHGVVHQREITIQDEQDDIFLIGNGLTVHDKIILEGIRQVRDGEQITYEFKAPESVLVNMKYHAE